A genomic window from Nocardioides sp. BP30 includes:
- a CDS encoding bifunctional glycosyltransferase/CDP-glycerol:glycerophosphate glycerophosphotransferase: MRSRQRVIQALRNAGKASPRSIKGPIGRASRRFRGGFRGPLVTVVLAISDEDTTKIGPMLWDLRNQSHRNLEVRLMPWGRHDAVRAVAAEHADADWRIILSRAVSSDAASARNRGAAAAKGEYLIFPRGGDNVPPHGLARLVRCLEASGSGLAVGRMRTPQTPLPVVDAPFGAAHQVHRTAVTLADAPVAATDLGLGNRMWRRGFWAASGIRFAPRRPSGTDVALASYAAGPFDLMAEDVYIPTDRRDGVAVGSALDILGTLDAWLAEHRATQEQLERLGQPEVTDAWLWGVLDTAIIPFVDDAERATDEQWSKLRDQVGRLLEIAGDPMWQTLQAESKVKLWLVRHDRRAELEQMVVDRLFQRGERRTAVVDGIVVAELPYRGDPEVGVPDDCYLMPDTETPLVVEVRAARWSDPTTIEIDLLAYPDFVGLPEPPQVSVALTSPRGRIDLPVRQYRDRSVDSRLEGRRYQDVSLGTFTVSIDAAELAGRGADPQGLSWTLEVSLATQGLTRVGPVTRIDDRDIADLVGTPHLPLRQVAGAHGTARVGVVGRDASLFAVVARPEYAVRLVAAQVSGRRVTGRLDGRAVRSVRVEMGGISGHADVASDGSFALDVPAPWEGKEHLRWRLVAETAAGQVGIAWTTEEEWTAVGQGAVALGRSHDGGVNVVEAARTVVLDELELVDGAIAVRGRWLGARPTAGAITLSGDRVSPSAVLESGQGQAVSARISTLWDEWRLGERAIPQGYYAFEATVDGGVGHVVYGERLVAVFDQQGVAGGFRHLTSVRSGEPGIWLIRPLGDDERGPFNQGRLQDWVAAEDAEGGPGPIDEHAVYFQSYAGASATDSQLALHEELRRTRPELTIYWGVFDSSSWVPEGGIPVVLFSRDYYRAMATSKYLCMNVDPDRWFEARPGQRMLQTFHGYPAKSMGVRMWRAKGFTERRIQLELGRTSRDWTLILTPAPEMDVYYRTEYRYDGPIHSEGYPRDDAIIDAGAQARREATRERLGIRPGQKVILYAPTWRDDQATNWREAEAVHHLDVAEASRRLGDDYVVLMRGHRFHAAVLKRSEGARLIDVTTYPEINDLIVASDAAVLDYSSLRFDFALTGRPMVFLVPDLADYTGGIRGFLFDYRDTAPGPLLDTADQVIHALGDLDGLAREWAPRIAAFNAKYNYKADGRAAARVVEAFFTD, from the coding sequence GTGCGTTCGCGGCAGCGAGTGATCCAAGCCCTGCGCAACGCCGGAAAGGCCTCCCCGCGCAGCATCAAGGGGCCGATCGGCCGCGCCTCACGACGGTTCCGGGGTGGCTTCCGCGGCCCCCTGGTCACCGTCGTGCTCGCGATCAGCGACGAGGACACCACCAAGATCGGGCCGATGCTGTGGGATCTGCGCAACCAGTCCCACCGCAACCTCGAGGTCCGGCTGATGCCGTGGGGCCGGCACGACGCGGTGCGGGCCGTGGCCGCCGAGCACGCCGATGCCGACTGGCGCATCATCCTCTCGCGTGCCGTCTCCTCCGACGCCGCGAGCGCCCGCAACCGCGGTGCAGCGGCCGCCAAGGGCGAGTACCTGATCTTCCCGCGAGGAGGCGACAACGTCCCGCCGCACGGGCTGGCGCGGCTGGTCCGGTGCCTGGAGGCGAGCGGATCGGGGCTCGCCGTGGGACGGATGCGTACGCCGCAGACCCCGCTGCCGGTGGTCGACGCGCCCTTCGGTGCGGCCCACCAGGTGCACCGCACCGCCGTGACGCTAGCCGACGCGCCGGTGGCGGCGACCGACCTCGGCCTCGGCAACCGGATGTGGCGCCGCGGCTTCTGGGCGGCCAGCGGGATCCGGTTCGCCCCGCGGCGGCCGTCGGGCACCGACGTCGCACTCGCGTCGTACGCCGCCGGTCCGTTCGACCTGATGGCCGAGGACGTCTACATCCCGACGGACCGCCGTGACGGCGTCGCGGTCGGCAGTGCGCTGGACATCCTCGGCACCCTCGACGCCTGGCTCGCCGAGCACCGCGCCACCCAGGAGCAGCTGGAGCGCCTCGGACAGCCGGAGGTCACCGACGCCTGGCTGTGGGGTGTGCTCGACACCGCCATCATCCCGTTCGTCGACGACGCCGAGCGGGCCACCGACGAGCAGTGGTCGAAGCTGCGCGACCAGGTGGGCCGGCTGCTGGAGATCGCCGGCGACCCGATGTGGCAGACGCTGCAAGCCGAGTCGAAGGTCAAGCTCTGGCTGGTCCGGCACGACAGGCGCGCCGAGCTGGAGCAGATGGTGGTGGACAGGCTCTTCCAGCGTGGTGAGCGGCGGACCGCCGTGGTCGACGGGATCGTCGTCGCCGAGCTGCCCTACCGCGGCGACCCCGAGGTCGGCGTCCCCGACGACTGCTACCTCATGCCGGACACCGAGACCCCGTTGGTCGTCGAGGTCCGGGCCGCGCGCTGGTCGGACCCGACCACCATCGAGATCGACCTGCTGGCCTACCCCGACTTCGTCGGTCTGCCCGAGCCGCCGCAGGTGAGCGTCGCGCTGACCAGCCCGCGGGGCCGGATCGACCTTCCGGTGCGGCAGTATCGGGACCGCTCGGTGGACAGTCGGCTGGAGGGGCGCCGCTACCAGGACGTCTCGCTCGGCACGTTCACCGTCAGCATCGACGCCGCCGAGCTCGCCGGTCGCGGAGCCGATCCCCAGGGCCTGTCGTGGACGTTGGAGGTCTCGCTGGCGACCCAGGGCCTGACCCGCGTCGGCCCGGTCACCCGCATCGACGACCGCGACATCGCCGACCTGGTCGGCACCCCGCACCTGCCGCTGCGTCAGGTCGCCGGTGCGCACGGCACCGCCCGGGTCGGGGTCGTCGGCCGGGACGCGAGCCTGTTCGCCGTCGTGGCCCGGCCCGAGTACGCCGTCCGGCTGGTCGCCGCCCAGGTCTCCGGTCGACGGGTCACCGGCCGGCTCGACGGCCGGGCGGTCAGGAGCGTCAGGGTCGAGATGGGCGGCATCTCGGGGCACGCGGACGTCGCGTCGGACGGCAGTTTCGCCCTCGACGTACCCGCGCCGTGGGAGGGCAAGGAGCACCTGCGCTGGAGGCTGGTCGCCGAGACCGCGGCGGGCCAGGTCGGCATCGCCTGGACGACGGAGGAGGAGTGGACGGCGGTCGGGCAGGGTGCCGTGGCCCTGGGCCGCAGCCACGACGGTGGCGTCAACGTGGTCGAGGCCGCCCGCACGGTCGTGCTCGACGAGCTCGAGCTGGTCGACGGTGCCATCGCCGTCCGGGGCCGCTGGCTCGGCGCGCGGCCGACCGCCGGCGCTATCACGCTGTCGGGGGACCGGGTCAGTCCCTCAGCCGTCCTCGAGTCGGGTCAGGGCCAGGCCGTCAGCGCCCGGATCAGCACGCTGTGGGACGAGTGGCGGCTGGGTGAGCGGGCGATCCCGCAGGGCTACTACGCGTTCGAGGCCACGGTCGACGGGGGCGTGGGCCACGTCGTCTACGGCGAGCGCCTCGTCGCCGTCTTCGACCAGCAGGGCGTGGCCGGCGGCTTCCGGCACCTCACCAGCGTGCGCTCCGGTGAGCCCGGGATCTGGCTGATCCGGCCGCTCGGCGACGACGAGCGCGGTCCGTTCAACCAGGGCCGGCTGCAGGACTGGGTCGCGGCCGAGGACGCCGAGGGCGGCCCCGGTCCGATCGACGAGCACGCCGTCTACTTCCAGTCGTACGCCGGGGCCTCGGCCACCGACTCGCAGCTCGCCCTGCACGAGGAGCTGCGTCGTACCCGGCCCGAGCTCACGATCTACTGGGGCGTTTTCGACTCCTCGTCCTGGGTGCCCGAGGGCGGCATCCCGGTGGTGCTGTTCTCGCGGGACTACTACCGCGCGATGGCCACCTCGAAGTACCTGTGCATGAACGTGGACCCCGACCGCTGGTTCGAGGCGCGGCCGGGGCAGCGGATGCTGCAGACCTTCCACGGCTACCCCGCCAAGTCGATGGGCGTGCGGATGTGGCGGGCGAAGGGCTTCACCGAGCGCCGCATCCAGCTCGAGCTCGGCCGGACCTCGCGGGACTGGACGCTCATCCTCACCCCGGCGCCGGAGATGGACGTCTACTACCGCACCGAGTACCGCTACGACGGCCCGATCCACTCCGAGGGCTACCCCCGCGACGACGCGATCATCGACGCCGGTGCGCAGGCACGCCGCGAGGCGACCCGCGAGCGGCTCGGCATCCGGCCCGGCCAGAAGGTGATCCTGTACGCGCCCACCTGGCGCGACGACCAGGCCACCAACTGGCGCGAGGCCGAGGCCGTGCACCACCTCGACGTCGCCGAGGCGTCGCGCCGGCTCGGCGACGACTATGTCGTCCTCATGCGCGGACACCGCTTCCACGCGGCAGTGCTCAAGCGCAGCGAGGGCGCACGGCTGATCGACGTGACGACCTATCCGGAGATCAACGACCTCATCGT